A single region of the Raphanus sativus cultivar WK10039 chromosome 1, ASM80110v3, whole genome shotgun sequence genome encodes:
- the LOC108809168 gene encoding WD repeat-containing protein ATCSA-1 isoform X2 gives MWQAIQARETGRTPPNSFANQLKSRRVSSLQLSNRKDFVSPHRGSVNSLQVDLTEGRYLLSGASDGSAAVFDTQRATDTEASGLIGKHKCVFSVDKGHEHGHKFAVSSAVWYPIDTGLFVTGSFDHLVKVWDTNTAQAVVDFKMPGKVYRTAMSSLAMSHTLIAAGTEDVQVRLCDIASGAFSHTLSGHRDGVMSVEWSTSSEWVLYTGGCDGAIRFWDIRRAGCFRVLDQSVTQLGVRPPILKHTAVSAEKSSSGGKNRLKTLQSKHTGSHNMKGSSSGKPSVEKPRQKRLHPGMLSTLDRATAHYGVVTGLKATNDGMYLLSAGSDSRIRLWDTQSGCNTLLNFETGRLQTSKAIQLATSDDPALVFVPCMKTVKAFGMWSGRTTMMFRGHYESVHTCCFNSTDQELYTSGADRQILVWSPGGSMEDEMVQDEEVAEDKDNWSD, from the exons ATGTGGCAAGCCATCCAAGCCAGAGAAACCGGTCGAACCCCTCCCAATTCCTTCGCGAACCAACTCAAATCGCGTCGCGTCTCCTCTCTCCAACTCTCTAATCGCAAAGATTTCGTTTCTCCTCACCGTGGCTCCGTCAACTCCCTTCAG GTTGATTTGACGGAAGGGAGGTACTTGCTGTCAGGAGCATCGGATGGTTCAGCTGCCGTGTTCGACACTCAGCGCGCGACTGATACAGAGGCAAGTGGTCTTATAGGGAAGCACAAGTGTGTGTTTAGTGTGGACAAGGGACATGAACATGGGCATAAGTTTGCCGTTTCTTCTGCTGTTTGGTATCCCATTGACACTGGCCTCTTCGTTACAGGTTCTTTTGATCATCTCGTCAAAGTCTGGGATACCAATACTGCTCAG GCGGTTGTGGATTTTAAGATGCCTGGGAAGGTTTATAGAACTGCCATGTCTTCTTTGGCTATGTCTCACACGCTTATTGCTGCTGGCACTGAGGATGTTCAGGTTCGCCTCTGTGATATAGCTTCTGGAGCTTTCTCTCATACCTTATCTGGTCACCGTG ATGGTGTTATGTCGGTGGAATGGTCTACTTCCAGCGAGTGGGTTTTGTACACTGGGGGATGTGATGGTGCTATACGCTTCTGGGACATCAGACGTGCTGGATGCTTCCGTGTTTTAGATCAATCAGTTACACAACTTGGGGTTCGGCCACCGATTTTAAAGCATACAGCG GTTTCAGCTGAAAAATCTTCTTCAGGGGGCAAAAATAGGCTGAAGACGCTGCAGAGTAAACACACGGGCAGCCATAATATGAAGGGATCATCTAGCGGTAAACCTTCAGTGGAGAAGCCTAGACAGAAGAGACTTCATCCTGGAATGTTGTCTACTCTAGATCGTGCCACGGCTCATTACGGTGTTGTTACTGGATTAAAGGCAACTAACGATGGGATGTATCTTCTTAGCGCTG GGTCTGATTCAAGAATAAGGCTGTGGGATACTCAATCTGGATGCAATACCCTTTTGAACTTTGAAACTGGGCGCCTTCAGACCAGCAAAGCGATTCAGTTAGCTACAAGCGATGATCCAGCTCTTGTGTTTGTTCCATGCATGAAGACTGTGAAG GCTTTTGGCATGTGGTCGGGTAGAACAACAATGATGTTTCGTGGACACTACGAAAGCGTGCACACTTGCTGCTTTAATTCCACTGATCAG GAGCTATACACAAGTGGTGCAGATAGACAAATACTCGTGTGGTCACCAGGTGGATCCATGGAAGACGAAATG GTGCAAGATGAAGAAGTTGCCGAAGATAAAGACAATTGGAGCGACTAA
- the LOC108810644 gene encoding uncharacterized protein LOC108810644, protein MPPSPALRCSPGRELQGGNKHRRGHSIEYGILFRDKDEDLALFNELQDKERDDFLLQSSDDLEDVFSTKLKHFSEFTIPVQGESSRLLTAEGDKNDYDWLLTPPDTPLFPSLDDEPPAARVGRIGRPQSQISLSRSSTMEKRRRSSRGSASPNRLSTSPRADNMQQTRGRPSLARHPSPSSGPRSVTPPVRRISPSPGKQPSGPVSRSPTPTSRRMSTGSTTTIASPALRGTSPVRTTPGNSVSPKIKVWQSNIPGFSLDAPPNLRTSLGDRPASYVRGSSPASRNGRDAAASTRSRQSVSPSASRSVSSSHSHERDRLSSHSKGSVASSGDADLQSLQSIPVRSSEPPVSKRASLSPNSRTSRSSKLQSPGLAPRRPFESALRQMDHPKSHHSMFRPLASSLPSTGIYSGKSSTSYHHLMLRHSSPPVGSNSSPTQVTGFMPDTKGSDPVPVFQSEDENLDYPDKHGQVNNTFGMVDLLNEGSRHESHERSFSDQLGDMDHGHAVECESSVNEEASHHVSDVENSSTLGTNFLEGVGLETMEVCGRCGSHYRATEANRSEINICPDCREEHNFVETDPTGTTRSLDENSLKQPQEIFDEKESFAETIPAIDVLESLPDAMAEAKTAENIEQCGEQEHNHLRESPLSRALGEQDVETGTGTKDRENQLSEKHNDLKIGSSEVRGVPLLIKRSVSMKSPIVKANNSSGLTRSYEGFSYLRDISISLRSSTETTSASSSWDYGSSIRKGSHHVRHQSGSTLDMETHRYDTNSKSLSSMSSSSGVSSHTCKALNIMPADSFEVSASRITCTPDETHQESHPELQDWEYNGGGSISLSTEVVGALAEHNLVIADNDFCENGDGDDVAITASKIEISESPAHLRSTSELGGALPVTDDHSRPQEKDGNESPQHGLSTTTASEIELESCAPETHGLGVHDEILESECNLNAVDDCSEKSMGHDSGDNHYSLDPINEILDESTVIVECPGGKETKSLTLEEATDTILFCSSIVHDLVYEAATIAMDNKAKGVPVEEEMLHHPTVTVLGKSNANRSSSSYGRGGGVTKEKKKQSSKARRKQRETEEKTEVHIENDENASEAAAMMSNVGVPPPSKGGESLKPPPKLENKCNCSIM, encoded by the exons ATGCCTCCTTCCCCGGCATTGAGATGCTCCCCTGGCAGGGAACTACAAGGTGGGAATAAACATAGAAGAGGACACAGCATTGAGTATGGGATACTGTTCAGAGATAAAGACGAAGATCTTGCCTTGTTTAATGAGTTGCAAGACAAAGAACGTGATGACTTCTTGCTTCAGTCATCTGATGATCTTGAGGATGTATTtt CTACAAAATTGAAGCACTTTTCAGAGTTCACCATTCCTGTTCAAGGAGAGAGTAGCAGATTGCTGACTGCAGAAGGAGATAAGAACGACTATGATTG GTTACTGACGCCTCCAGACACACCACTTTTTCCTTCATTGGATGACGAACCTCCAGCAGCTCGTGTTGGGAGGATAGGGAGACCGCAGAGTCAGATTTCCTTATCTAGATCATCCACG ATGGAGAAGAGACGCCGTAGTAGTAGGGGCAGTGCAAGCCCAAATCGCCTAAGCACATCACCTCGTGCTGACAATATGCAGCAGACAAGGGGAAGGCCATCCTTAGCACGCCATCCTAGTCCTTCATCTGGTCCACGATCAGTTACCCCACCAGTTAGGAGGATTTCTCCTAGTCCAGGGAAACAACCCTCAGGACCTGTATCAAGATCTCCCACTCCAACTTCCCGAAGGATGAGCACTGGCTCAACAACCACCATTGCATCTCCAGCTCTCAGAGGCACTTCTCCTGTCAGAACTACCCCTGGCAACTCTGTTTCACCCAAAATAAAAGTGTGGCAGTCAAACATTCCTGGTTTCTCCTTGGATGCGCCACCAAATCTCCGAACTTCTTTGGGTGATCGACCTGCATCCTATGTAAGAGGTTCGTCACCGGCTTCCAGAAACGGCAGGGATGCAGCAGCCTCAACGCGCAGCAGGCAATCTGTCTCTCCTAGTGCTTCCAGAAGTGTCAGTTCATCTCACAGTCATGAGCGTGACCGGCTTAGTTCTCATAGTAAAGGCTCTGTAGCATCATCCGGAGATGCTGATCTCCAATCTCTACAGTCTATTCCAGTACGTAGCTCAGAACCTCCAGTTTCAAAGAGAGCTAGCCTTTCTCCAAATAGCAGAACTTCGAGATCGTCAAAATTACAATCACCTGGTTTAGCACCAAGAAGGCCGTTTGAGTCTGCTCTTCGTCAAATG GATCATCCTAAAAGCCATCATAGCATGTTTAGGCCTCTTGCTTCTAGTCTTCCTAGCACAGGCATCTATTCTGGGAAAAGTAGTACGTCTTACCATCACTTAATGCTAAGACATTCTTCTCCACCGGTGGGGAGCAATTCAAGTCCTACCCAAGTTACAGGCTTCATGCCAGATACTAAAGGGAGTGATCCAGTCCCTGTTTTCCAGTCTGAAGATGAAAATTTGGATTATCCTGATAAACATGGACAGGTTAATAATACCTTTGGCATGGTAGATTTATTAAACGAAGGTAGTAGACATGAGAGTCACGAGAGGTCTTTCAGTGATCAGCTTGGTGATATGGATCATGGTCATGCTGTTGAATGCGAGTCTAGTGTGAATGAGGAGGCCAGCCACCATGTTTCTGATGTTGAAAACAGTTCGACTCTTGGCACTAACTTTTTAGAAGGAGTCGGTCTTGAAACTATGGAGGTTTGTGGTAGATGTGGCTCCCACTATCGTGCCACTGAAGCAAATAGAAGCGAGATAAATATTTGTCCAGATTGCAGGGAGGAACACAACTTTGTGGAAACAGATCCCACTGGAACAACAAGATCTCTTGATGAGAACTCCCTGAAACAGCCTCAGGAGATTTTTGATGAAAAAGAGTCTTTTGCTGAGACAATTCCTGCCATAGATGTGCTAGAATCGCTGCCTGATGCTATGGCTGAGGCAAAGACAGCAGAAAACATTGAGCAGTGTGGCGAGCAAGAACATAATCATTTGCGCGAGAGCCCTCTTTCCAGGGCTTTGGGAGAGCAAGATGTGGAGACAGGAACAGGAACAAAAGATAGAGAAAATCAGCTTTCTGAGAAGCATAATGATTTGAAGATTGGCTCTTCAGAAGTGAGGGGGGTTCCTTTGCTTATAAAGAGATCGGTCAGTATGAAGTCACCCATTGTTAAAGCTAATAACTCCAGTGGTCTCACAAGATCATATGAGGGATTTTCTTATTTAAGGGATATAAGTATAAGCCTCAGAAGCTCCACAGAAACTACATCTGCATCTTCATCTTGGGATTATGGTTCCTCTATAAGAAAGGGAAGCCATCATGTACGACATCAAAGCGGGAGCACGCTTGACATGGAGACTCATAGGTACGATACCAACTCTAAGTCCCTGAGCAGCATGTCATCTTCATCTGGTGTGTCAAGCCACACCTGCAAGGCTCTAAATATCATGCCGGCGGACAGTTTTGAAGTTTCTGCTTCCCGAATAACATGTACACCCGATGAAACTCATCAAGAATCTCATCCTGAGCTCCAAGATTGGGAATATAATGGTGGTGGATCAATTAGTCTTTCCACCGAGGTAGTTGGTGCTCTAGCAGAGCATAATCTGGTGATAGCTGACAATGATTTTTGTGAAAATGGAGATGGAGATGATGTAGCCATTACCGCGAGTAAAATAGAGATAAGCGAATCACCAGCACATTTAAGGAGCACATCAGAACTAGGAGGAGCATTACCTGTCACCGATGATCACTCTAGGCCGCAAGAAAAGGATGGTAACGAATCTCCTCAACACGGTTTGTCCACCACGACAGCCTCAGAAATAGAACTCGAGAGTTGTGCACCTGAAACACATGGTTTAGGGGTTCATGATGAGATTCTAGAGTCGGAATGCAATCTAAATGCAGTGGATGATTGCTCAGAGAAGAGTATGGGACATGATTCTGGAGATAACCACTACTCCTTGGATCCAATAAACGAAATTTTAG aTGAGTCGACCGTGATTGTGGAGTGTCCAGGTGGAAAAGAGACGAAGAGCCTGACTCTTGAAGAAGCCACTGATACAATACTATTCTGCAGCTCCATTGTTCATGATTTAGTTTACGAGGCTGCAACAATAGCAATGGATAATAAAGCAAAGGGTGTACCGGTGGAAGAAGAAATGTTGCATCATCCAACAGTGACAGTACTTGGAAAGTCGAATGCCAACAGGAGTAGTAGTAGTTATGGACGCGGTGGTGGTGTgacaaaggagaagaagaaacagagttcTAAAGCGAGGCGGAAACAGAGAGAGACAGAGGAGAAAACAGAGGTGCATATAGAGAATGATGAAAATGCAAGTGAAGCAGCAGCGATGATGAGTAACGTTGGAGTCCCACCTCCTAGTAAAGGAGGAGAGAGTTTGAAACCACCTCCTAAGCTGGAGAACAAATGCAATTGTTCCATTATGTGA
- the LOC108839952 gene encoding U-box domain-containing protein 45, with protein sequence MDANEFEETFFAPGDAKVHGEMCNALSVIYCKIMSIFPSLEAARPRSKSGIQSLCSLHLVLEKVKNILSHCTESSKLYLAITGDSVVLKFDKAKSSLIDSLRRVEDIVQQSLGSQIVEILMELENTQFSLDPLEKEISDQIIGLLQQGGNFESTSDNNELEVFHQAATRLGITSSRAALTERRCLKKLIERARMEDDKRKESIVAYLLHLMRKYSKLFRSEMWDDNDSQGSSSLPCSPTIQGSLDDPLVRAFDRQLSKLSSFNFRPCNNNRRSSVQMSVPPEELRCPISLQLMYDPVIIASGQTYERICIEKWFSDGHSTCPKTQQQLSHLCLTPNYSVKALISSWCEQNGVQVPDGPPGSLDLNYWRLALSVSESTDTRTSKGVGTCKFKDVKVFPLEESGTIKEESYESEYQEAEVTLGEQCTALLTTLSEVDNLRKKCRVVEQIRVLLKDDEEARTLMGENGCVEALLQFLGAALHEKNDSAQKVGAMALFNLAVDNNRNKELMLVSGIIPLLEEMLCNPHSHGSVTALYLNLSCLEDAKPIIGSSLAVPFMVNLLWTETETQCKVDALHALFHLSTYPPNIPCLVSADIVNALQSLTVSDDQRWTEKSLAVLLNLVLNEAGKDEMVSVPGLVSNLATVLDTGEPNEQEQAVSLLLILCNHSEVCSQMVLQEGVIPSLVSISVNGTQRGRERAQKLLTLFRELRQRDQTHITTEQHAEVTTREEDGLSVAAAAVTESKPQCKSASRKKMRRAFSFLWKSKSCSVYQC encoded by the exons ATGGATGCTAATGAATTTGAAGAAACTTTCTTTGCCCCTGGTGATGCCAAG GTACATGGAGAAATGTGCAATGCCCTTTCAGTAATCTACTGCAAGATCATGTCTATTTTCCCCTCCCTTGAAGCCGCTCGGCCGAGAAGCAAATCTGGAATTCAATCTTTGTGTTCACTTCACCTGGTTTTAGAAAAAGTCAAGAACATTCTAAGTCATTGCACTGAATCTAGTAAACTATATTTG GCTATAACAGGAGATTCAgtagttttgaaatttgacaaGGCGAAGTCTTCTCTAATAGATAGCCTTAGGCGTGTTGAAGACATAGTCCAACAGTCTCTTGGCTCTCAG attgtgGAGATTTTGATGGAACTAGAGAACACTCAGTTCTCACTTGATCCATTAGAGAAGGAGATCAGTGACCAAATCATTGGATTGCTGCAACAAGGAGGAAACTTCGAGAGCACATCAGACAATAATGAACTTGAGGTTTTCCATCAAGCTGCTACTAGACTAGGTATAACTTCTTCAAGAGCAGCTCTAACAGAGAGAAGATGTCTCAAGAAACTCATTGAGAGAGCAAGAATGGAGGATGACAAGAGGAAAGAATCAATAGTAGCTTACCTTTTACATCTCATGAGAAAGTACTCAAAGCTATTCAGAAGTGAGATGTGGGATGACAATGATTCACAAGGTAGTAGCTCATTGCCTTGTTCACCGACCATTCAGGGCTCTCTTGACGATCCCCTTGTCCGTGCTTTCGACCGACAGTTGTCAAAACTGAGTTCCTTCAACTTCAGACCTTGCAATAACAACAGGAGATCTTCTGTGCAGATGTCTGTTCCGCCAGAAGAACTGAGGTGTCCGATATCGTTACAGCTTATGTATGATCCTGTCATCATTGCGTCTGGACAAACATATGAGAGAATCTGTATTGAGAAATGGTTTAGTGATGGACACAGCACATGTCCCAAGACTCAACAGCAGCTCTCTCATCTATGCTTGACTCCTAACTATTCTGTCAAAGCTTTAATCTCGAGTTGGTGTGAACAGAATGGCGTTCAGGTCCCTGATGGACCTCCTGGGTCTCTAGACCTTAACTACTGGAGGTTGGCATTGTCTGTATCCGAGTCCACCGACACAAGAACATCTAAAGGTGTTGGAACTTGTAAGTTTAAGGATGTGAAAGTGTTTCCTCTGGAAGAAAGTGGAACTATTAAGGAGGAATCATATGAATCAGAATACCAAGAAGCTGAAGTTACTCTTGGTGAACAATGTACTGCTTTGTTGACAACTTTGAGTGAAGTGGATAACTTAAGGAAGAAGTGCAGAGTTGTTGAGCAAATAAGAGTACTTCTTAAAGATGATGAGGAGGCCAGAACTCTCATGGGGGAAAATGGTTGTGTTGAAGCTTTGCTTCAGTTTCTTGGAGCAGCTCTCCATGAAAAGAATGATTCAGCTCAGAAAGTTGGAGCCATGGCTCTCTTTAACTTGGCTGTTGACAACAACAG GAACAAGGAGTTGATGTTAGTATCAGGAATCATTCCTCTACTGGAGGAAATGCTATGTAACCCACATTCACATGGTTCAGTGACAGCACTTTACCTGaacctttcttgccttgaagaTGCAAAACCCATCATAGGTTCCAGTCTGGCAGTTCCTTTCATGGTGAATCTTCTTTGGACAGAGACTGAAACTCAATGCAAAGTCGACGCCCTTCACGCTCTTTTTCACCTCTCCACTTACCCTCCCAACATTCCTTGCCTTGTATCTGCTGACATCGTCAACGCTCTTCAATCACTCACCGTCAGTGATGACCAGAGATGGACAGAGAAGTCCCTAGCTGTCTTGTTAAATCTTGTTTTGAACGAGGCAGGAAAAGACGAGATGGTTTCAGTACCTGGCCTTGTGAGCAACCTAGCCACTGTTCTCGACACTGGTGAACCAAATGAGCAAGAACAAGCAGTTTCTTTGCTTTTGATATTATGCAACCACAGTGAGGTATGTAGCCAGATGGTTTTACAAGAAGGAGTGATACCTTCTTTGGTGTCTATCTCCGTAAATGGGACTCAACGAGGAAGAGAGAGGGCGCAGAAGCTGCTTACACTGTTCAGGGAACTGAGGCAGAGGGATCAAACACATATTACAACAGAACAGCATGCAGAGGTGACAACCCGGGAAGAGGACGGTTTATCTGTCGCTGCAGCCGCTGTAACAGAGTCTAAACCGCAGTGTAAGTCAGCCTcaagaaagaaaatgagaagAGCATTCAGTTTTCTATGGAAAAGCAAGAGCTGCTCAGTTTACCAATGTTGA
- the LOC108809168 gene encoding WD repeat-containing protein ATCSA-1 isoform X1, with protein MWQAIQARETGRTPPNSFANQLKSRRVSSLQLSNRKDFVSPHRGSVNSLQVDLTEGRYLLSGASDGSAAVFDTQRATDTEASGLIGKHKCVFSVDKGHEHGHKFAVSSAVWYPIDTGLFVTGSFDHLVKVWDTNTAQAVVDFKMPGKVYRTAMSSLAMSHTLIAAGTEDVQVRLCDIASGAFSHTLSGHRDGVMSVEWSTSSEWVLYTGGCDGAIRFWDIRRAGCFRVLDQSVTQLGVRPPILKHTAVSSKVSAEKSSSGGKNRLKTLQSKHTGSHNMKGSSSGKPSVEKPRQKRLHPGMLSTLDRATAHYGVVTGLKATNDGMYLLSAGSDSRIRLWDTQSGCNTLLNFETGRLQTSKAIQLATSDDPALVFVPCMKTVKAFGMWSGRTTMMFRGHYESVHTCCFNSTDQELYTSGADRQILVWSPGGSMEDEMVQDEEVAEDKDNWSD; from the exons ATGTGGCAAGCCATCCAAGCCAGAGAAACCGGTCGAACCCCTCCCAATTCCTTCGCGAACCAACTCAAATCGCGTCGCGTCTCCTCTCTCCAACTCTCTAATCGCAAAGATTTCGTTTCTCCTCACCGTGGCTCCGTCAACTCCCTTCAG GTTGATTTGACGGAAGGGAGGTACTTGCTGTCAGGAGCATCGGATGGTTCAGCTGCCGTGTTCGACACTCAGCGCGCGACTGATACAGAGGCAAGTGGTCTTATAGGGAAGCACAAGTGTGTGTTTAGTGTGGACAAGGGACATGAACATGGGCATAAGTTTGCCGTTTCTTCTGCTGTTTGGTATCCCATTGACACTGGCCTCTTCGTTACAGGTTCTTTTGATCATCTCGTCAAAGTCTGGGATACCAATACTGCTCAG GCGGTTGTGGATTTTAAGATGCCTGGGAAGGTTTATAGAACTGCCATGTCTTCTTTGGCTATGTCTCACACGCTTATTGCTGCTGGCACTGAGGATGTTCAGGTTCGCCTCTGTGATATAGCTTCTGGAGCTTTCTCTCATACCTTATCTGGTCACCGTG ATGGTGTTATGTCGGTGGAATGGTCTACTTCCAGCGAGTGGGTTTTGTACACTGGGGGATGTGATGGTGCTATACGCTTCTGGGACATCAGACGTGCTGGATGCTTCCGTGTTTTAGATCAATCAGTTACACAACTTGGGGTTCGGCCACCGATTTTAAAGCATACAGCGGTTAGTAGTAAG GTTTCAGCTGAAAAATCTTCTTCAGGGGGCAAAAATAGGCTGAAGACGCTGCAGAGTAAACACACGGGCAGCCATAATATGAAGGGATCATCTAGCGGTAAACCTTCAGTGGAGAAGCCTAGACAGAAGAGACTTCATCCTGGAATGTTGTCTACTCTAGATCGTGCCACGGCTCATTACGGTGTTGTTACTGGATTAAAGGCAACTAACGATGGGATGTATCTTCTTAGCGCTG GGTCTGATTCAAGAATAAGGCTGTGGGATACTCAATCTGGATGCAATACCCTTTTGAACTTTGAAACTGGGCGCCTTCAGACCAGCAAAGCGATTCAGTTAGCTACAAGCGATGATCCAGCTCTTGTGTTTGTTCCATGCATGAAGACTGTGAAG GCTTTTGGCATGTGGTCGGGTAGAACAACAATGATGTTTCGTGGACACTACGAAAGCGTGCACACTTGCTGCTTTAATTCCACTGATCAG GAGCTATACACAAGTGGTGCAGATAGACAAATACTCGTGTGGTCACCAGGTGGATCCATGGAAGACGAAATG GTGCAAGATGAAGAAGTTGCCGAAGATAAAGACAATTGGAGCGACTAA